GTTTGCAAGGTACATAAACTGTCCGAGGGTGTAGTTGTTAAATTCGGTGTTACTAAGTCATCTAACAATAGGACTATCTACTTTAAGCTATCCCCTTTCATTGTTGCTAAAACTACCCTGCATGCTCCGTCAACATCCAGCAATCGGAAGAAATTCTACCAAAGTCAGTACTATTATATGCTCTAGATCTCTCTCTAGCTATCCTTCAACTCTAACTCCTCTATCTGTTTTGTAACTTATGCTATAATGTACCAAACAATATTTAATTTCCATCCTTTTTGCCATTAGTGGATCTCAATATCAAGGTCATACTCTTTTAAGGACCATTTTGGTGATGAATGTAAGGACATGTACCATAATTACTACTATTTAACTTTTAATCCCTAATGCTTTTTGTTTGTTCAATGATGTTACCAATTTGATTAATATCCATATGCTTCTTGCTAGCATAATTTGATCCATATCATCCATGGTTGGCAACAACCATGATTGTTATATAAATGCAGTTTCTacaaacccgtgcatcgcacgggtcggttactagttgaaaaaaaaaagaaactaatcctataataaattctaaacaaatcttaaatattctaacagaaatataaatcataaaccctaatattattttatttcaaatataaatataaaactatatttaaatataaaatcttccaaaaaagatatttaggcattattccCAACACAAACTGTAGGCTCTTATTATACCGAAAGAGACAGGGATGACAAAAAGAGggtgcttaaaaaaaaatggaattaggCGCCCATCTTTTGACTGTTGTCAACTAGTAATCTCTTCAATGTTTGATTCTACTCTATGTTAGAACATTTCTGTGAATGCTATTCTAATCTAAGTGGTCCTATTCTGTGTCCCATGCTAGGAAGTATTATTCCTCTTTTCATTCCAAATTAAAGCCGAGTAGAAATTTAATAAGAGAAGAAAGTCGCGTAAGTCAAcaaacaaaagttattatagcataaacataaacaatagAAGACAATAGAACATGACAAATAACTAACTAGTGACCTTGCCTTAATCTGATTACAGATTGTAGCTTTTATTTAACCACAAAGATTCACAGATTGTAGTTGACCATGACTTTAGTCCCAAAAATAGACGTGTCTGGGCTAGGGAGTATCTTGAGGTGTTGTAAAGAATTTATATCTCTATGATAGTACAAATTATGCAGGGGAACTATGCATCCCATAGTTCAACAGAAAGGATCGAATCTAAATAGTGTTCGGTATACCGTTGCTAGTCTGATATCacttaaatagttaaataaCTCACGCAAGAACATTTGACGGCTACTATGGAGTCGGGCAAAACGATTTCCAGACCTCAAActtccttcttcttcatcaCACACACGGTACAAAGAAAAGCTCAAGCTCAACCATAATTTATATGCCAAAGCTCAACCATAATTTATATGCCAGTGCTCTCATCGTCCATGTTATATCATTTCGTCATTtccttaaaattataaaattccGTGATAATGATGATCATCAACGTTGCATCTCAGGATGGTGTTTTCTCCTCCGAATATATATCATGCTTTGGTTAATGAATGACCATTGATATGTTACTCTTAAAGGTGTGAGAGGACTATCCACCAAGAGAAGTTTGAAAACACAGCatgaatgttgaattttttatactaaaataattaactGTCAGATTAATCTCTATATTTAGTCCCCATATTTTAACGGAAGTAAAATTTTACAAAGTCGGCTAGAGCAAGGTTAATCTCGTTTTAATGGTAACTCCATGAGCATAAACAAGTCTTCCAAGTTGTGGATCGTGCACAAGTGgcgatttatattataacgaatacgaattttacaaaatctatcgttcgattgatagtttatattttatatcatatagatcatctataaaaaaaatttgaagttttttgaaaatgatttgatatgttattgagactcatcaaaattaacggtattcaataaaaacccataaaccgttaattttgatgagtctcaataacatagcaaatgattttcaaaaaattccaaaatttttatagatgatctatatgatataaactttcaatccaacaataaattttgtaaaatttgtattcgttataatataaatcgccacttgtgcaccatgcacaacttGAAGGCTCGTTCATATTAGACAAAGCCTTCTAGTTACACAAAAAAGATAGTGGGCATGTGCCCGGTGGGCAGTGTAGGTTACCGTGAACGAGCAGTGACCACCTGATGTATGTCGCCATGTTCATatatagggtctgtttggtaaaagtaagttataagttagctggtagctgaaaagctagcttatagctgataggataactgaaaagctagctaattaaaattaaaattttggtaaaattagcttttaaagtggttaatatatataaaatgacataattgatagtgggtaatttcttttttaaagtgattagttattaaattaaagggtataaatggaataaagtgtaaaaagttataagctacAAGCTAAAAcgtacttgaaatagcatctaaaaaaaactataagctagtaaaaaaaagtttgttatcAGATacttctaattttttaaaacaagcttataagaccatctccaatggtgtagtacctattaggtactcatggtacttattaggtaccaccattggagcacaacacattttagtacctaataggtaccacttctaatataagaactctctctcttctttttatgggacccactttatttaatatattcaaaaaaatttaatttggcaatattattttaaattaaatttcaaattttaatgatgtggagttattgatgggacccattttataactttttaagaaatgctccattggaggggttgagtacctattaggtactattattaaaaaaataataaattgatgatgtgcctatgtgggaccatttaaatactcaaaaatggagtgctccattgtggatgctctaaacttatataataagttataaactagcttatttgttttactaaGAGACCCGGCACACATaacacaaaaacaaatcaaGGTTACATACCCTCTACCCCACTTTTCACGTTTTAAATTCAATGGGCGCTCCCACTTTCTTCTTATTAAAATATCCACCCACCCAACCCAAACACGTCCTAATCCTATGCCTCACTTTTTTGTCTTTTTACaacgatgttttctctccccacccctcgtgattcttttatacccccaatattccgatTTTGCTCTtacaaaaaacttcggttcgcagaaactgaattttttctagtacaaattcagagtaaatttcggttttcaaggcaaaaaaaacttcggtttctataaaccgaagttttttgcaaggataaaattggaaattcatggggtataaaagaatcaccgGGGTGgaggagagaaaacatcttttacaacacaaacaaaaacaatgtgCCGCCACCCACAAGAAAACTTATTTGTTTCACAAACCAAACCACAGCATATCCACTTTCACTCACAATTGGGCCTAATCATGCCTCCAACCTCTTCCTCATCCTTATCCAAAACACTTCCCAAAGTTCCTTCCtataaataattattcaatcactttctctttttcatcaaaccaaaaaacaattatattccaacaTTTCAATCAACCACATATAACAAATCATCATCAATTCACATTATGTCTGACATTGCTATGTTAGTTGCTGAAGAGTATGAGAGAAGAGTCAAGAATTTAAAATCAACAGGTGCTGCTTCTGGTGGTGCTGCTGTAGAAACATGGGAGATTAACATGTTTTCTTGTTATTCACTATTGGTTTCTAAGTTGAAGAATGAGAAGAAGCAACTTGTTCAGTGTGTTTTGGAACCCAAAACTCAGTTTGCTATTGCTGCTTCTAATAACTTCTTTTCTGCTTAgatcaatatttatttatacttaCTCTGTTTTGATTTTACTTGTTTATTTTTCTCGAATTTTTATGAAATCTTTTGTACATGGCTATGCTTGGAATTATAATTAAGGGTTTTACTTACTCTTCTAATTTTTCTAGTGCTTATAAAATTCatgtaaaattaatattaaatagaACATAATATTGAATTATTGGATGTTGGGTATATATCCGATCAAATTCTAAAGTATATGAGCGATCACCAATAAAGCGATCCTTTTCGAACCTAAGATCTCGATGATAAGGATCTATCGAGTCGTTGATTTCAAACCATCGGCGAATCCTGTCGAGGACAGTGGCGGATCCAGAACTAGGGGTGCAAGACTATCAATTg
This portion of the Trifolium pratense cultivar HEN17-A07 linkage group LG3, ARS_RC_1.1, whole genome shotgun sequence genome encodes:
- the LOC123916115 gene encoding uncharacterized protein LOC123916115, encoding MSDIAMLVAEEYERRVKNLKSTGAASGGAAVETWEINMFSCYSLLVSKLKNEKKQLVQCVLEPKTQFAIAASNNFFSA